From the genome of Prochlorococcus marinus XMU1419, one region includes:
- a CDS encoding low molecular weight protein-tyrosine-phosphatase — translation MKKISVLFVCLGNICRSPAAEAIFISLIESKGLTDGFIVDSAGTGSWHIGKKADSRMRIAAERRDINILSRARQITIKDFEKFNYILAMDDSNFRNIQDLKNRTDSTDFASIKKIQDFRSVFNEQEVPDPYFGGDEGFDYVLDILEDSVNGFLESIS, via the coding sequence ATGAAAAAAATTTCTGTTCTTTTTGTATGTTTGGGAAATATTTGTAGGTCTCCTGCAGCAGAAGCTATCTTTATAAGTCTAATTGAAAGTAAGGGATTAACAGATGGCTTTATTGTCGATTCTGCAGGAACTGGGAGTTGGCATATTGGAAAAAAAGCTGACTCTAGGATGAGAATTGCGGCAGAAAGAAGAGATATTAATATCTTAAGCAGGGCTCGTCAAATTACTATCAAAGATTTTGAAAAATTTAACTATATTCTTGCGATGGACGACTCAAATTTTAGAAATATTCAAGATCTAAAAAATAGAACAGATTCAACTGATTTTGCATCAATAAAAAAAATACAAGATTTTAGATCAGTTTTTAATGAGCAAGAAGTTCCTGACCCATATTTTGGAGGTGATGAGGGCTTTGATTATGTCCTTGATATTTTAGAAGACTCTGTAAATGGTTTTTTAGAAAGTATTTCTTGA
- a CDS encoding bifunctional pantoate--beta-alanine ligase/(d)CMP kinase, with protein MKKVIIRKTEDIENWRRNLNSEINFIPTMGNLHNGHIKLISTAKNDNSNVNLVSIFINPLQFDNKLDLENYPKTIENDIKISFSNGADAIFIPSNEDIYPQDDKNIKFLKAPIELTSALCGLNRIGHFDGVCTVVYRFLNLIKPKNLYLGEKDWQQLLILKNLVLSKKLNVAIRSIPTQRDFDGIPFSSRNVHLSKSERKLIQFFSSELLEAKKIFQQEKKINLNKIIKKLSAKKISIEYLEHLHPYTLQKARLEDNISLLAGAIKCGETRLIDHVFLMKRRPIIAIDGPAGSGKSTVTKLIAKKLNLLYLDTGAMYRALSWLMLKENIDYKKEIKLQNILKDISIVFKSNTNSHQDVYVNNYCVTEEIRSQKISSIVSKISSIKEVRKFLVEEQRKIGESGGLVAEGRDIGTTVFPHAELKIFLTASIDERAKRRKSDKNSKDSQEIDLHTLKELIKKRDFEDSNREISPLIKANNAIEIITDGYSINEVVDKIIDLYNDKIPKETEIK; from the coding sequence GTGAAGAAAGTAATCATAAGGAAAACTGAAGATATAGAAAATTGGAGGAGAAATTTAAATAGTGAAATTAACTTTATTCCAACAATGGGTAATCTTCATAATGGACATATAAAACTAATATCAACAGCAAAAAATGACAATTCTAATGTTAATTTAGTAAGTATTTTTATTAATCCACTTCAATTTGATAACAAGTTAGATTTAGAGAATTACCCTAAAACAATTGAAAATGATATAAAAATCTCCTTTTCAAATGGCGCAGATGCCATTTTTATCCCAAGTAATGAAGATATATATCCGCAGGATGATAAAAATATTAAATTCCTAAAAGCTCCAATAGAATTAACTTCTGCATTATGTGGATTAAATCGAATTGGACATTTTGATGGAGTTTGTACAGTAGTTTATAGATTTCTTAATCTCATCAAGCCAAAAAATCTTTACTTAGGAGAAAAAGATTGGCAACAACTTTTAATTTTAAAAAATCTTGTCCTAAGCAAAAAATTAAATGTTGCTATTAGATCTATTCCTACACAAAGAGATTTTGATGGAATTCCTTTCAGTTCACGTAATGTACATTTATCAAAAAGCGAAAGAAAATTGATTCAGTTTTTTTCAAGTGAATTATTAGAAGCCAAAAAAATTTTTCAACAAGAAAAAAAGATCAATTTAAACAAAATAATTAAAAAGCTATCAGCAAAAAAAATTTCAATTGAATATTTAGAACATTTACACCCTTATACACTCCAAAAAGCAAGACTTGAGGATAACATTTCGTTACTGGCTGGTGCGATAAAATGTGGAGAGACAAGATTAATTGATCACGTTTTTCTTATGAAAAGAAGGCCGATTATCGCAATTGATGGTCCTGCAGGGTCAGGTAAAAGTACTGTAACAAAGTTAATAGCGAAGAAACTTAATCTTTTATATTTAGATACTGGAGCAATGTATAGGGCATTGAGTTGGCTTATGCTAAAGGAAAATATTGATTATAAAAAAGAAATAAAATTACAGAATATTCTTAAAGATATATCTATTGTTTTCAAGTCGAATACAAATTCACATCAGGATGTTTATGTAAATAACTACTGTGTTACTGAAGAAATTAGATCGCAAAAGATAAGTTCCATCGTTTCAAAAATTTCCTCAATAAAAGAAGTAAGAAAATTCTTAGTAGAAGAACAAAGAAAAATTGGAGAATCAGGCGGACTTGTAGCTGAGGGAAGAGATATAGGAACTACTGTTTTTCCTCATGCAGAACTTAAAATATTTTTAACTGCTAGCATCGATGAAAGAGCGAAAAGAAGAAAATCTGATAAAAATAGTAAAGACTCCCAAGAAATAGACCTCCATACATTAAAAGAACTTATAAAGAAAAGAGATTTTGAAGATTCAAATAGGGAAATTTCACCTCTAATAAAAGCGAATAACGCAATAGAAATTATTACGGATGGATATTCAATTAATGAGGTGGTAGATAAAATTATTGATCTTTATAATGACAAGATTCCTAAAGAGACTGAGATCAAATAA
- a CDS encoding phycoerythrobilin:ferredoxin oxidoreductase, whose product MLIKDSIFYRPDWRWHNFLKYLTNNLCKHNCLEKKIPSEYCYKESTYGSKKSKKNVNLSTWGVTHKKRIQFARAVCINSPNYSVLNFLIIPKTIYNVPFFGVDFVSLPNSHLLVLDFQPSLKIQNQYNDELLEKLIKLKNNCHLSLPLAKKMSADVASFFSPGVIWSKLPKEERSDFLIDNQLYNSFKEYFDLYLEILFESKEANIELQQELINGQNNYLKYRRDNDPARPMLSSLFGKEFTESLIEEVLFTT is encoded by the coding sequence ATGTTAATAAAGGATTCTATTTTTTACAGGCCAGATTGGAGATGGCATAATTTTCTAAAATATTTAACTAATAATTTATGTAAGCATAACTGTTTAGAAAAAAAAATTCCCTCGGAATATTGTTATAAAGAATCAACTTATGGTTCAAAAAAATCAAAAAAAAATGTGAATCTCTCTACTTGGGGTGTAACGCATAAAAAAAGAATTCAATTCGCAAGAGCAGTGTGCATAAATAGTCCAAATTATTCTGTTTTAAATTTTTTAATTATTCCTAAAACTATTTATAATGTTCCATTTTTTGGAGTAGATTTTGTTTCTCTTCCTAATAGTCATTTATTAGTATTAGATTTTCAGCCTTCATTAAAAATACAAAATCAATACAATGATGAGTTATTAGAAAAACTTATAAAACTCAAAAATAATTGTCATTTATCACTTCCATTAGCTAAAAAAATGTCTGCAGATGTAGCTAGTTTTTTTTCTCCAGGAGTAATCTGGTCAAAATTACCAAAAGAAGAAAGAAGTGATTTTTTAATTGACAATCAGCTTTATAACTCATTTAAGGAATATTTTGATTTGTATTTGGAAATTCTTTTCGAAAGCAAAGAAGCCAATATAGAACTACAACAAGAATTAATAAATGGTCAAAATAATTATTTGAAATATAGAAGAGATAACGATCCAGCAAGGCCAATGTTATCGAGTTTGTTTGGTAAAGAATTTACTGAATCTTTAATAGAAGAAGTATTATTTACTACTTAA